Proteins from a single region of Desulfobacter postgatei 2ac9:
- a CDS encoding DUF2065 domain-containing protein, with the protein MKFFFCVMGMVMIVEGLPYFISPHKMRQMVTMILQMPEGTLRRFGFFMMLAGLVVIYLAMEAG; encoded by the coding sequence ATGAAATTTTTTTTCTGTGTGATGGGCATGGTCATGATTGTCGAAGGGCTGCCCTATTTCATCTCACCGCATAAGATGCGGCAGATGGTAACGATGATCCTGCAAATGCCCGAAGGCACCTTGAGGCGGTTTGGCTTTTTTATGATGCTGGCGGGCCTGGTGGTTATCTATCTTGCCATGGAGGCCGGTTGA
- the queA gene encoding tRNA preQ1(34) S-adenosylmethionine ribosyltransferase-isomerase QueA, translating into MYNLSDYRYNLPESLIAQTPCEHRSLSRLMHLDRRSHDISHRRFLDIADLLRPGDLLVVNDTRVVPARLLGHKPTGGRVEVLIIDYAAGMKHLADTGRFQCDCLIRASRRPEPGTVLELGQDITATVIEHRDRISVVCFNGGNDFLFRLKKSGKMPLPPYIKRDQNPGQGAGTPAQMDEQKDRQDYQTVYATAEGAVAAPTAGLHFTEDLLAALSAKGVDVVRITLHVGYGTFVPVRVKDIRDHQIHSEYFIVDEQAAEKINRARGAGCRVIAVGTTAVRTLEFCTDACGRISAGQGRCDLFIYPGYRFKCVDAIITNFHLPESTLLMLISAFYDRERILDAYKVAVDEKYRFFSYGDAMFIE; encoded by the coding sequence ATGTACAATCTGTCTGATTACCGCTATAATCTGCCCGAATCCCTGATCGCCCAGACACCGTGTGAACACAGAAGTCTGTCCCGTCTCATGCACCTGGACCGCAGGAGCCATGACATCAGCCATCGCAGGTTTCTTGATATCGCTGATCTGCTGCGCCCGGGTGATTTGCTGGTGGTTAATGACACCCGGGTCGTGCCGGCAAGGCTTTTGGGCCATAAACCCACGGGGGGGCGTGTAGAGGTTCTCATTATTGATTATGCTGCCGGCATGAAACACCTGGCCGATACAGGACGGTTCCAGTGTGACTGCCTGATCAGGGCGTCACGCAGGCCGGAACCCGGCACGGTGCTTGAATTGGGACAGGATATTACGGCTACCGTGATTGAACACCGGGACCGGATCTCTGTGGTCTGTTTTAACGGGGGCAATGATTTTTTATTCCGGTTGAAAAAATCAGGTAAAATGCCTTTGCCGCCCTATATTAAACGGGATCAGAATCCGGGGCAGGGGGCAGGCACACCGGCGCAAATGGATGAGCAAAAAGACCGGCAGGATTACCAGACGGTTTATGCAACCGCCGAGGGGGCTGTGGCCGCGCCCACGGCCGGGCTTCATTTTACGGAAGATTTGCTTGCAGCACTTTCTGCCAAGGGTGTGGACGTGGTTCGGATTACCCTGCATGTGGGATATGGCACCTTTGTACCGGTGCGGGTAAAGGATATCCGGGATCATCAGATTCACTCGGAATATTTTATTGTAGATGAGCAGGCTGCTGAAAAAATTAACCGGGCCCGTGGGGCCGGTTGCAGGGTGATTGCCGTGGGCACCACCGCTGTCCGGACCCTGGAGTTCTGTACTGACGCTTGCGGCAGGATTTCGGCCGGTCAGGGTCGGTGCGACCTGTTTATCTATCCAGGCTACCGGTTTAAATGCGTGGATGCCATTATCACCAATTTCCACTTGCCTGAATCCACGCTGCTCATGCTGATTTCCGCCTTTTATGACCGGGAACGGATTCTGGATGCTTACAAGGTCGCCGTGGATGAAAAATATCGGTTTTTCAGTTATGGTGATGCCATGTTTATAGAGTGA
- the tgt gene encoding tRNA guanosine(34) transglycosylase Tgt yields the protein MLTFDLIKDNSKKGDGRDRSRLGRILTDHGVVQTPVFMPVGTLGSVKGVSKEDLAHCGAQIILGNTYHLYLRPGVEVIETMKGLHAFTAWNKPMLTDSGGFQFFSLAKLARFTDEGVHFQSHIDGSRHFFSPERAVEIQMILGSDIMMSLDWCQGHPATDQQVADALNKTTAWAKRGFDFWQENGAIHNLFGIVQGGMVKELRSLSAEQITAIDFPGFAIGGLSVGEPTDVMYEMADHTLPLLPSQKPRYIMGVGTPENLVTLVGMGCDMFDCVMPSRNARNGQLFTHTGTINIPNAVYKTDERPIDEICDCYTCRNYSRAYLRHLYKSRELLSYRLNTIHNLYYYLDLMAKMRHAIKEDKFPEFQQQFFKARQDQ from the coding sequence ATGCTTACATTTGATTTAATAAAAGATAATAGTAAAAAAGGTGACGGCCGGGACCGCTCCCGTTTGGGGCGGATTCTCACGGATCACGGTGTTGTTCAAACCCCTGTTTTTATGCCCGTTGGCACTCTGGGATCGGTGAAGGGCGTGTCAAAGGAGGATCTGGCACATTGCGGGGCCCAGATTATTCTTGGCAATACCTATCATTTATATCTGCGGCCCGGCGTTGAAGTCATTGAAACCATGAAAGGGCTTCACGCCTTTACGGCCTGGAACAAACCCATGCTCACCGACTCCGGGGGGTTCCAGTTTTTTTCTTTGGCAAAACTGGCCAGGTTCACCGATGAAGGGGTGCATTTTCAATCCCATATTGACGGCTCCCGGCACTTTTTTTCCCCGGAACGGGCCGTTGAGATCCAGATGATTCTGGGATCGGATATCATGATGTCCCTGGACTGGTGCCAGGGGCATCCGGCAACGGACCAGCAGGTGGCTGACGCCTTGAATAAGACCACGGCCTGGGCGAAAAGAGGCTTTGATTTCTGGCAGGAAAACGGCGCGATTCATAACTTGTTCGGTATTGTCCAGGGCGGAATGGTTAAAGAACTTCGCTCTCTATCCGCTGAACAGATTACGGCCATTGATTTTCCCGGCTTTGCCATTGGCGGTCTTTCCGTGGGAGAGCCCACCGATGTGATGTATGAGATGGCTGATCACACCCTGCCGCTTCTGCCGTCACAAAAGCCGCGGTACATTATGGGGGTGGGTACGCCTGAAAATCTTGTGACCCTGGTGGGTATGGGGTGCGATATGTTTGACTGTGTGATGCCCTCCCGGAATGCCAGAAACGGCCAGCTTTTTACCCACACCGGTACCATCAATATCCCGAATGCTGTGTATAAGACGGACGAGCGGCCCATAGACGAAATCTGTGACTGCTACACCTGCCGAAATTATTCAAGAGCCTATCTGCGTCATCTGTATAAATCCCGGGAGCTTTTATCCTATCGTTTGAATACCATTCATAATCTCTATTATTATCTTGATCTTATGGCAAAAATGCGTCATGCAATAAAGGAAGACAAATTCCCTGAATTTCAACAGCAATTTTTTAAAGCAAGGCAGGATCAGTAA
- the hypA gene encoding hydrogenase maturation nickel metallochaperone HypA — protein MHEMGIAQQLVTIALDAIPDDIENPRVEKMNLRIGKLAAVVAHSLSFCLEVITRNTPLEGAELIIDEVPVCLHCESCNHEWQTDTPAFGCPACKNGQVTMISGREIEISSIELADDQTIEK, from the coding sequence ATGCATGAGATGGGTATTGCCCAGCAACTGGTAACCATCGCCCTGGATGCCATTCCCGATGACATTGAAAATCCCAGGGTGGAAAAAATGAATTTAAGGATCGGCAAACTGGCTGCCGTGGTGGCACACAGCCTCTCCTTTTGCCTGGAGGTCATCACCAGGAACACACCTCTTGAAGGGGCTGAGCTGATAATCGACGAGGTGCCGGTGTGTCTGCACTGTGAAAGTTGTAACCATGAATGGCAGACCGATACCCCGGCCTTTGGGTGTCCTGCATGCAAAAACGGGCAGGTGACCATGATTTCGGGACGGGAGATTGAGATCTCATCCATAGAGCTGGCAGACGATCAGACGATTGAGAAATAA